TTTGAGGGAAAGTATGCCGACTCGAAGTTGATGCTAGAGGTCGCATCAATTCCGGGGCGTGAGGTGCTTCTGGCTCGACTGTTGAACCTGTTCAACTCGCCAATCCAGCGTTTCGCGATGGTTCTACGGGCGGTGAGTGAGAAGCAACCAGCTTAAAAGTTAAAAATTAATAAAATAATATGGAAAATAAATTCGCAGATTTAATTGAGAAAATTGAGAAGATGAGCGTGTTGGAGCTGAACGAATTAGTGAAGACTCTCGAAGAGAAGTTTGGTGTATCGGCTTCAGCGATGATGATGGCCCCTGGTGCAGCGGCTGGCGGTGCCGCAGTGGAAGAGAAGGATAGTTTTGCTGTCCACTTGAAATCTGGTGGGGATAAGAAAATCCAAGTGATCAAGGTAGTGAAGGAGGCTCTTGGTCTTGGTCTAAAAGAGGCAAAGGATTTGGTTGATGGTGCGCCGGCTCTCTTGAAAGAGGGCGTGAAGAAGGAGGACGCTGAAAATATCAAGAAATTGGTTGAGGAGGCTGGTGGACAGGTAGAATTGAAA
Above is a genomic segment from Candidatus Nomurabacteria bacterium containing:
- the rplL gene encoding 50S ribosomal protein L7/L12 gives rise to the protein MENKFADLIEKIEKMSVLELNELVKTLEEKFGVSASAMMMAPGAAAGGAAVEEKDSFAVHLKSGGDKKIQVIKVVKEALGLGLKEAKDLVDGAPALLKEGVKKEDAENIKKLVEEAGGQVELK